CCCCAGGCCATGCTCGCGGGCGGCCTCACACAGTTCCACCGCCCCCGCAACACTCACCCAGTCCACCAGCCCGACATGTGTATAGCCCCGCGACGCCGCCAGCTCTACCAGCCGCGCCGGAGACACGGTACTCCGCCCTTCGCTGAAGAATGACTGGCAACCCAGCAAGGCCTGGAGGGGCCGGACGGCCTGCTGAGATGTCCGGCGCGCGACCGGCGCTGGCTGTGCGAGACGTGACCGAGCATCATCCATGCGTGCCACACTGAAGCGAAATGGACGCAGCAAAACGACTGAAAACCGCGCTGAAGAAGCACTTCGGCGTGAAAGGCGACCATCTGGTAATCCTGCCTGCGGGCGACGGTGTCATGGCGCGGGTCGGCCAGCTCCACTTCCGCTGCCCACCGCTGGGTGACGGGACGCTGGAAGTGTGGAATGGACGGCATTGGCGCGACGTGCGGAATCTCCGGGAACTGGGGTTTGCCCTCTCGGAGACAGCCGGGCTGAGTGAGCCGCCGGAGCTGAGCACCTCCGGCCCGTCGTGACACGCCGTCAGTCCTGAATGGCCGCCAGCCACCACCGGCCCCCCGGTCGGTCCTCGACGTGCAACTCCGCTGTCAGCCGTCCCGCTTCCACCCGGTAACACCGCCGTGGGCTTTCCTTGCGCCACCACTGTCCCCCATACAACCAGCCTTCGACCACCGCCGTGATCGTATACACCTGATGGCGAAAACGGAAGCGCCGGGGGAGGCCCTGCGGGTCGATCTGCACCTCGATCAGCTCCAGAATGGCCTTCATGCCTCACGCTCCACCGAGACGAGGAGAAAGGACTCGAGCTCACTGGCAAGTGCCGGAAGGGTGAGCTGTGCGCTGGGCCGCTCGCTGCCGCTGAGCCAGTCCACCCAGACGTACTGCGCGTCATGCACATACGCCTGCGTGTCCCGCCACTGTACCTTCACCAGCGCCTGTGGGAAGCGGTCCAGCACCTCCCGCACCGCGTCCAGTTCCTTCACACCCGGCCAAAGTCCCACCTGCCTGCTCGCCTGCGAGAAGCCACTCAGCTGCACCGTCAAAGTGTCAATGCCCAGTGGCAATGCCTGCGTGTCACTGAGCGTCAGCAGCGCTGTGCGGATCAACCCTGACGCGTCGAGCGGCCACTTGGGTTTCCGGGTGGCACTCAGGCGGCCACCGAGCGTATCGGCATGAACACTCAGGTACGCCGCGGTACGGCCCCGCAGATCTTCCAGCAGGCCCGGCACCAGATCACGCAGCGCCGCCTCCGCCTGCCCTGGCTCTTCCAGCGGCGCATCGAACGCCAAGTTGACCGCAAGCACCTCGCCCGGTTGCCAGCGCTGCACCGCCCTGGTGCGCTCACCTCTGACAAACCGGGTCAGGCGCGTACTGAGTGGTGCACCCAGAAAGGCCGCCCGCTGCGCCACTTTCCAGGCCAGCAGATCCCCCAGGCACCGCAGACCGAGAAAGGACAACCGCTCGGTGAGCGGTGCACCGATTCCAAGGACCCAGAGATGCTGGAGCGGCGTGATCGCCAGCAGCGGCTGTTCGGCGCTGCCGACAATGTCCTTGACTTCGCCCGGTTTGGCCCGCAGCGCGGCCAGCTGTGCCACTTCCTGACTGTCCGCCACGCCCACCGGAACCTGCAGACTCACCGCGAGTTCCCGAGCTGCCTGCAGGGACAGCTTCAGAAACACTGTGCCCTGCTGCGTGGACTCGATCCGGTCCGAGAAGCGGCTGTACAGCAGCTCTAGAAATTCGCGCCACGCGGTTGCCAGCACCGGGCCGCTCAGCACCTCCACGTGCAGGTCCGGGCAGCGGCTCAGCGCCGCGCTCTCCCGCATACCTACGGCGACGCCCGCCTTCGCAGCGAGGTCGTTGACGTGCTCGATGCGGCGACTGCCCTCCCCCAGAACCGCGACAGGCCGGCCGGGGTGTCGTCTGGCAACGACTTCCCGTGCCCACGGTGTCAGCGACACGCAGGCAATCAGGACCGAGGACATTACTCGTGCCTCGGCAGCTCACTCAGTCGGCTGACGCGGGGCCTCGGCAGGCCGATCACACCCAGCATCCGGCCTTGCACCTGCACGTCCTCCGCCAGATACACCATGCGCGAGAACAACGGATTTTCGCTCAGCAACGTCACCTCATCCCCGAAGCGGTAGAGGCGCTTGAGCGTCGCGGCCTGTTCGCCGGGAATCAGCACCACGGCCACCTCTCCGTCGAGGACCTCCTGCGTCGGGCGAACGAGGACATAATCGCCCGGCATCACCCCGATGCCGATCATGCTCTCCCCCGGACTTCCAGCAGGTAATCCCCGTCGCGGTGCCCCAGCAGCTCTTCCAGATGGCGCACCGCCCGGCCAGGCGTCTGCTCGGCATGACCGGGCGGCCCGGCAGCGATCTCACCATAGACCGGAATGCCGACCCGGATGGCCGCGCGACCCTCATCGGTCAGACCGAGATCGCCATGCTTGCCGGTTGCCTTGGTAATCAGGGCCAGCGTTCGCAGGGCATCGAGATGCACCTGGATGCGCGGTCGACTCAGGCCCAGTTCGGCCGCGAGGTCTCCGACGGTCACGCTGCCCTGCGTCAGCGAGAGGCGGTGCAGGGCGGTGAGGAGTTCCAGACGGCGAGGCGTCAGACCTGGGGGCATCGCTCAGGCCTCCGAGGGGTCGAAGTCCGCCAGCGTTTCGCCGATCAGTTCTCCGATGACGGCCTTCACCTCTTCGGCGGGTTTGAGGCCCACCAGTTCGATGCTGGGCGCGTGGGCTTCCCGGAAGATGATGGTGGCGTCTGGGGAGCGTTGTTCGAGTTCGGCGGTCAGGGGACCTTTGAGGAAGGCGATGGAGTGCTCGGCCGGAATGCCGGGGATGATTTTGACGTTCTGGCCGCTGCCGGTGGTTCTGGGTCGGTCGCCGGCGATCTTGATGGTGATGGACTGTCCGCTGCTCACGGGGCACCTCCAGCTCGACTGTACACCGACCCGGTAACAAATGTAAACGGGTCGAATTGAAACGGTCTTCACCCTTCAAGCGGGACGGTTCAGGCAGGCAGCACTGTCAGCAGCCCCGGCTGCCAACTGGACGCGGCTGCTCGTTTCGCCTGCGCGGGTGCGCCGTACAGCCACGCTTCCAGATCCCGCGTCAGTAACAACGCCGGAGCACGATCATGCGCCCCATCCAACTCTGCAGGCGCAGGTCGCGTCATCACGGTGCAGCTCGCCGTTCCGTCCTCCGTACAGTTCCACAGCCCCGCCGCCAGCAGTGGCAAGCCATCCGGACGAGCAATCCGAACCTTCGTCTTCACGCCAGTCTGCAGGATCGGCCACTCAAAAAAGCAGCTGATGGGGATGACGGCCCGGCGGCTCCGGAACGGCTGCGCGAATGCCCGACTGCGCTCCACCGTCTCGATCCGGGCATTGAACATCGCGTACTTCTTGACTTCGTCTTCCGTCATACGTTCCGGAATCAACCCCTAGCGGGCGAGCGGCGCATCGTACCCCTCCGCACCCGGCCGGATCACTCGGAGCTGGTCTGTGGGCCGAATCTCTCTGCGATCGAGCGCTCGCCACCCGAATGGCCCGAACAGCTTCGTGAGGGCCGCGACCGCTTTGGGCGTAAACAGATCCTCGGCACGGCCACACATCAGCGCGCTCCTGGTACAGATGGGCGAACCGAAATCCGGGCAGGCGCCCGCAGAACACCTTGCATTCGACGTAGCCGAAGGATGTTCATGCGCGCAAGAGGAGTTCTAGAAACGTTTGCTGCTGCCACTGCAGTTCCTCTGGAACTTGTTTCTGCGTCAGCGTACTCGCGAAGGTCTCGCCGAAAGAGAACGGCTCGCTCGCCGACGCCTGCCGAGGTGCTTGCGAACAGTTGGACTCGACCTAGTGCAAACACCAACGCTCCTCCTCCCTGGTCATCTGGCTACTCATCCATGCCATCTGGCTAGGTGTGGTTCAAGGACGAACACGAGAACATAAGCGTCGCGCTCATCCTCTCGCATAGTGAGGACGCAGGGGTCCTCATCTGGGGTGTCTGAGGCCGATGCATCTGTTTGCTCCATCAGCCGCTGTGCTGCGGAGGGTGTCTGCGCGAAGGAAGTCATTGATGACCCGTTCAACGTCCGCCCCCGCTCGCCTCCATCCCCTTTGCACCTGGCTGCTTCAAAGCCAGAGCGCATCCTCAGACAGCCCACAGACCTCGGAACACCAGCCACACAAAACGAGTCCCTGGTGGCAGGTAATGTGCCTGACGGGCGTGGACTATTTCTCCTCTCTGGGGTACGCGCCAGGCATCGCCGTTCTCGCGGCGGGTGCGCTGTCGCCCATCGCCACCCTGGTGCTGGTGCTGCTGACGCTCTTTGGAGCGCTTCCGGTGTATCGCCGGGTCGCGGCCGAAAGCCCGCACGGCGAAGGCTCGATTGCCATGCTCGAACGCCTGCTCCCCCGATGGGGCGGCAAACTGTTCGTCCTGACGCTGCTGGGCTTTGCCGTCACCGACTTCATCATCACCATCACGCTGTCGGCCGCTGATGCGGCGGCGCATCTGGTACAAAACCCGGCTTTTCATACAGCGCTGGCGGGCGGCAATGTCTGGCTGACCCTGCTGCTGGTGGCGCTGCTGGGGGCAGTCTTCCTGAAAGGCTTCAAAGAAGCGGTCGGCATCGCGGTGGTGCTGGTCGCGGTGTATCTGGGCCTGAATGCCACGCTAATGGTGCGCGGCATCCTGGAGGTGTTGCACCATCCGGACGTCTGGGGCCACTGGAGAGCGGCGCTGTTCACCGGGCACAGCAGCGTGTGGTCGCTGCTGGGGGTGGCGCTGCTGGTGTTTCCGAAGCTGGCGCTGGGCATGTCCGGCTTCGAGACGGGTGTGGCGGTCATGCCGCTGATCCGGGGGAAGGCGACCGACATCGAGGCGCTCCCGGCGGGACGGATCGCCGGGGCTCAGACACTGCTGCTGACAGCAGCGGTCATCATGAGTAGCTTTCTGCTGGTCTCTAGCTTGGTGTGTACCCTGCTGATTCCGGCGTCGGCGTTTCTCGACGGCGGTGAGGCGAATGGGCGGGCGCTCGCGTACCTGGCCCACCGGGAACTTGGGAACACGTTTGGTACCCTCTACGACTTCTCGACCATCGCGATTCTGTGGTTTGCTGGAGCCAGCGCGATGGCGGGTCTGCTGAACCTGGTGCCGCGCTTCCTGCCCCGCTACGGCATGGCGCCCGAATGGACCCGCGCCACCCGCCCGCTCGTGCTGGTCTTCAGCGTCATCGCGTTCGTGGTCACCCTGGTCTTCAACGCCAACGTGGACGCCCAGGGTGGCGCGTACGCGACCGGTGTGCTGGTGCTGATGACTTCCGCGGCCGTCGCGGTCACCGTGCTGATGATCAAACGCCGGAAACGCGCACTGATGATCGCCTTCGGGAGCGTCGCAGCCGTCTTTCTGTACACCACCATTCTCAACATGTTCGAGCGCCCGGAAGGACTGCTGATCTCCGCGCTCTTTATTGTCCTGATCGTGGCGATCAGTGTGACCTCACGGGCCACCCGCTCGTTCGAACTGCGCGTCAGCAGTGTGGAACTTTCAGCGCAGGCCACGTCGATCTTGAGAGAATTCCCGATCCGCCCGCTGCGCTTCATCGCACATCATCCTGGACCGCAATCACAGGAAGAGTACGCCGAGAAAGAACGCGAAGCCAGAGAACTGGCGCATCTGCCGAGCGAAGCGTTTCTATTTCTGGAGGTGGAGATCGACGACGCGTCGGACTTCAGCGATGTCGTAGAGGTGGACGGGCACCAAGTAGGGCCATACCGTATTTTGCGGGCGCGTGGGTCGAGTGTCCCGAATACCATTGCCGCGCTGCTGCTCCATCTGCGAAAAGCAGGCGCGGTTCCGCAGGTCTATTTTCAGTGGAGCGAACAAGGCCCGTTGGCAGCAGCGCTCGCGTTTCTGATCTTCGGGGAGGGGGACGTGCCGCCGCTCACACACGAGATCCTGCGGCGCATCGAACCCGACGAGTACCTTAGACCCGTGATTCACGTCAGCTGAGCTGGGCCAACCCCTACTTGAACAGGCGCCCGCAGAACACCTGGCATTCGACGCGGCTGAGGGGTGTTCATGCGCGCAAGAGGAGTTCTAGAGGCTGGTTGAGACGCGATCCAAACGTGGCATCAGGAATCCGATGGAGGCAAAATGAAGGGATGGATCGCCGACCGTACCCTAGCGATCTCGACGATGACGCGTATGCGTTTCTGCTGCCGTATCTGGCCTTGACCCCGGAAGCGGCACCCCAACGCAAGTACCCGCTCCGAGAGGTGCTGAACGCCCTCCTGTGGATGAGCCGCACCGGCTCACAGTGGGCGTTTCTGCCGCATGATCTGCCACCCGCGGACGTGGTACGAAGTCAGGCCAAACGCTGGTTCGAAGCGCACTGCTTCGAGAACGCCGTCCATGATCTGCGGCTGTTCAGCCGCGTGCAGCAGCAGCGCGGCGCTGAGCCCTCGGCCATCATCATCGACAGCCGGACGTTGCAGAGCACGCCAGAAAGTGGGCACCGTGCGGGGTTCGATGGCGCGAAGAAACGCAAGGGAACGAAGGTACACGTGGTGGTCGATACGTGAGGTCACCTACTGACGTTGACGACCTCACCGGCCAACGAACAGGATCGTGCTCAGGTGGAGGCGCTGTGTCACAGCGCCCAGGAGGTCACCGGTGGGATGATCGAGGTGGCCTTCGCAGATCAGGGCTACACCGGGGAGCAGACCCTGGAGAATGCTCGCAAGAGCAACATCGAGTTGATCGTGGTGAAGCGTCCGGACGCTTCAAGGGGATTCGTGCTCCTCCCAAAGCGCTGGGTGGTGGAGCGCTCCCTGGGGTGGCTAGCTCGTTTTTGCCGACTCGGACGTGATCTGGAGCGGTTGTCCTCAACGCTCATTGGCTTTCACTTCGTAGCTGCCTGCGTTCTGCTCCTGAACAAATTGACACCCGTTCTTGGATAGCCTCTCAATCAACCTCTAGAAACGTCTGCTGCTGCCATTGCAACGCCTCCGGGACTTGCTTTTGCGTCAGGGTACTCGCGAAGGTCTCGCCGAAAGAGAACGGCTCGCTCGCCAACGCCTGCCGACTCACCGCCAGTCCTTCCTGCCGCGCTGCCTGATAGGCCCCCGTCACCCCGTCCGCCACTGCCCAGGCCCCCAACGCGCGCAACCGCCGATACACATACACCCCAATCTTCTGGTGCAGCGCCACCCACAACGCCTCCAGTGCCACAGCCTTCTGCTGCGCCACGAAATTTCCATCCGGATTTCCGTACTGTTTCCCAGCCTCGATGCGCATCGCCAGCCGCACCTCGCCCGTCCCCTCATCCCGCTTGGGATCGACCGCGAACTCCAGCCGCTGCAACGGAGACAGCAGCAACAACCGGTGGACCTCCGGATGCAACTCGCACGCCAGTAACTGATCGGCCATCTTCAGTTCTGCCTTCTTCAGTTCCGCCGACCGGTCGATCTTCCGGACATGCTGCCCCGATCCAAGTGTCGCTGTGACCGTCGTGAGATACCGCAGGTCCGATGTGTCCGTTGCAATGGAAGCGGCCTTCGCCCTGCCCCAATTTAGCATAGAGCAGAATGCGAACCAGTGCGCTGTGACACAACGAAAAACCCCTACCATACAGGGATGATCCGCGAACAGCTCCTGCAGCCCACCGCCGTCGAGCTGGCCGCCTTCCTCACCCGCCACACCCGCACCTGCGATTGCCTCATCCAAGTCGCCGGGCAAGCTGAAGTCACGTATCAAGGTCGCGCCGCCAGCACCGCCGATGCCGGCAACTACCTGCTGATCCTCAAATGCGACGGCAGCCTGCAGATTCATCACCCCAAAGGCATCAAGCCCATGAATTGGCAACCCAAGACGGACCGCGTTGTCGCCACGCTCGAAGATAATCTGTGCGTCCTGACTGCCAGCCGCACCAGCCCCGCGGAAACCGTCCGGGTGCTGATGCTGGACATCCAGCTTGCCCAGGCGCTCGACATCCAGGAGGAAGTGGGGTTCGTCATCGCGGGCACCGAAGCCCAGCTGCAGCAAACCCTCAGCCGTCATCCTGAACTGATCGAGCCCGGCCTCACGGTGCTTGACCGCGAGCTGATGAGCAGCGTCGGCGACATTGATCTGTATGCCAAAGACGCCCAGGGCCGCTTCGTTGTCGTGGAACTCAAACGGGCAAAAGCCACCCATGACGCCGTACACCAGCTCTCCCGCTACGTGGACGCGGTGCGGGCCAAACTGCCCAAGCGCGCGAAGGTGCGCGGCATCCTCGCCGCGCCCAGCATCACCACCCCCGCCGCTTTGACGCTCGAAGGCCTCAAGCTGGAGTTCAAAGAGATCCACGCCCTGCCGAGTGCGCAGGAAACCGCCGCCCAGGGCGGGCTGTTCTGATATTCTGTTCAGCACAAAACCACCGAGGGAGGAGAAGATGACCACCGCACGCCACGCCAGATCGTCGCAGGCCCCAGCGCAGCAAGCGGCCCTCCTCTCCCGACCCATCCCGCCCCACTTCACCGACCAGCAGATCGCCTTCATAGAGGCGGTGCGCGACACCACCGGTCATTTGATGCTACGGGCCACCGCTGGCAGCGGCAAAACCACCACGCTGACTGAAGCCGCGTGGCATCTCCCGCCTCGGCAGACCGCGTGGTACTTCGCGTACAACAAACACTCGGTTGACGGCATCAGCCCCCGCCTGCCTCGGTACGTCAAGGCCGCTACGCCGCACGCATATGGTCGCCGCATCCTGTGCCGCGCCCGTCAGGATTGGCAGCTCGCCGTCGACGAGCACAAGACCGAACGCCTTGCCCGCACCCTGTCCGCCGAACTGGGCGAACGCGCCGACTACCGTCGCCTGCGGGCCGTGGCCCGCTTGTGGGACAGCGCCCGCGAATACGGCCTGGATCACACCAGCCACGACGATGACCTGATCGGCCTCGCCAGTGTGGTCGAGTGGCCAGACGAACCAAGAGCGCACGTCCTAAGCAGCCTCCTGAGCACCATGCAGCGTCTCAGCCTGCACGACTGGGGGAGCGGCGGCTTACCCGACTTCACCGACTTCCTGTGGCTGCCACTGATCCTGAATCTGGAACCTGGCAGTATCGATACGGCCCTGATTGACGAATGCCAGGATCTGACGCCGCTGCGCCAGACCTTCCTCACGCACCTCCTCGGCCTGAATGAAGGACAAGAGGGAAAGCAGGGCCGCATGATTGCCGTGGGCGACCCGGCACAGGCCATTTATTCATATGCTGGCGCAGACCCCCGCGGGATGTGGCGACTGACCGAGCGGATTGGGGCGACCGAGCTGCCCTTGAGTGTGTCGTGGCGCTGCCCGGCGCTCCACGTCGAACTGGCCCGCACTGTCAACACCTTCATCGAACGCGCCCCCGGTGCCCCCAGTGGCACCATCGAGCATCACTTCGCCGATGAACTGGATTACCGGGCGGGTGATGTGATCCTCTCGCGTCTGAACAGCCCGCTGATCCGTGCGGCGCTGCAGCTGATGACCAGCGGCACGAGTGTGAACATCCGAGGCCGTGACCTTGCCACGCGCCTGGAAGCAGCAGCGACCGAAGCGTTCCCGAAACCCTTCGTGTTGGACAGCGTCAAAGAGTTGGTCAATGTCTTCTACGAGAAACGCGCCAAGCCGTTCATCGAGAAGGCCAAGACCGGCGATCCGGAAGCCAAGAAGTTCCTGACCGACTTCAAGGACATCTGCAGTTGCCTCCGCCTCCTCGGTCAGCAAGCGGCTGAACACGGCGTCGGGACGGCCCAGCAGATCGCGACGCTGCTGCGCTCGCTGTACCGAGAGGACGCCGATGTGCTGCTCAGCACCATCCACCGGGCCAAAGGACTGGAGTGGGACCGCGTCACCCTGCTCTACCCGGAACTGATGCCCCTGCCGAGCGGCAACTACGAGGAGGAACAGTGCGTGCTGTTCGTAGCCCTCACCCGTAGCAAAGACACGCTCCGCCTCGCCTACGGCAAAGAAGCCTGGGCGAACGGCGAGCGCCTCACGGCGGAGAAGAAGACCCGCACGCAACCGGTCGCAGCGCCGCTGGACGACCTGCTGGAGGAACCACTGGAAGCACCATCGGTCCTTCCGGTGGCCGCCGGCCCTTTGGAAGCACTCGCGGATGTGGACTGGGAGGCCATCACACCCCATCCCGCTACCACGCCACCGCCGACTGCGCGCGCTGAGCCGCCCCCCGTACATGTTCCCAGGACACCGCCGCCCACCACCCCTCAGCGAACCGACCCGACGCCCACCGCCCCCGCGCCTGTTGTCCCAGCGGCAAACCGTCAAGTCACCCCCATTCAGACGCGTATCTTCCAGCCACGTGCGCCTCGCGATGAAGAGGAAGAACTAGGGCACCAGATGCTCAGCGCCCTGTCCAACCTCACCCTCTCCACGCCCGCACCCACGCCACCCCCTGCATATGGTCTGGCCGACCATGCCCGGAAAGTGAGGCAGCTCGGGCAGAGCAGCCGCCTGGACGATCCCCGCCCCACCCCGCTCTTCCACGGGCAGGACAGCAGCAGCGTGTCTGAATTGCGTCTGCGACTGGATGCCCTCACGGATGACGCCCGCCCCGCCTTACGCGAGTGGGCCGCCAGCTCCTTGGTGCTGCTCCGCAGTGCCCCGACGCACCGCGTCGCCTACGATGCCTCGGTCCTCGAAGCAGTCGAGCGGGCGGCCCGCTTGGCCCGCGTGTGCCTGCCGCTCCCAGGAAGACCCGCGCCGAAGAGCGTGCGCGTCATTGTTTTCAAGGACCGGGTGGCGTGGGAGAAGCTCGGGAAGATCACCCACAGCGGCATCACCTCACTCTCCGTCACGGTGGGTAGCGAGAAGTACAAGTTTGATCCCAGAAGCGGTGAGCTGCTGGGGCAGCCGTTTACTCCCTTTGCCCCGCATCTGCGTCCCTCAGACTGAGCTGAACAGCTCAACAGTTCATGTTGCCCCTGCGCGGCCGGCGGTGGTGTCTCCTGCTGATCTGGGTGCACCTCATTCCAGTGGCGGCACACCGCTACAGCCAGAGGCCACCTGCGGGTCTAACGTCTTCTGCCAGACCTGCAAGGCCGCCTGCACCACCGCTACCTCTTCCGGCACTTCGTTCTCCACAGCCGCGAGGTATTGCTCCGCTAACAGACAGATGTCACGGATCGCATCGTAGTGCATCAGCTGAAATGCGCGTGCGCCAACCTCTTTGAGCAACGCGCGTGTGGTTTCAGCATCCTCATACATCATGTCTGGAGTCTAAATCCCTGGACTCCGTTGAATCTGATGAAACGCTTACCGACGATCGACGTGCTCCAACACAGCGGCCCAGTCGACCAGGGCCACATCGATCAAGCACAGCTGCGCGTCATCTTCGGACGCCAGTGCCTGAAGGAACAGCTCGACCAGCACCCCAATGCCCCGCATCGCATCAAAATCCGTTTGCTGGAACGCCCGTTCACCCAGCGCTTGCAGCCCAAGGCGGGTGCGTTCAGCGTGCTCGAAAAACATGTCTCACCCTACCCATGACGAGTACTTGTGCGTTGATGATTGCCTTAATACCCCCTGCGATCCGACGCAGAAAGAGGTTAGAAAAGC
The Deinococcus sp. KNUC1210 genome window above contains:
- a CDS encoding DUF6504 family protein; this encodes MKAILELIEVQIDPQGLPRRFRFRHQVYTITAVVEGWLYGGQWWRKESPRRCYRVEAGRLTAELHVEDRPGGRWWLAAIQD
- a CDS encoding Y-family DNA polymerase; the encoded protein is MSSVLIACVSLTPWAREVVARRHPGRPVAVLGEGSRRIEHVNDLAAKAGVAVGMRESAALSRCPDLHVEVLSGPVLATAWREFLELLYSRFSDRIESTQQGTVFLKLSLQAARELAVSLQVPVGVADSQEVAQLAALRAKPGEVKDIVGSAEQPLLAITPLQHLWVLGIGAPLTERLSFLGLRCLGDLLAWKVAQRAAFLGAPLSTRLTRFVRGERTRAVQRWQPGEVLAVNLAFDAPLEEPGQAEAALRDLVPGLLEDLRGRTAAYLSVHADTLGGRLSATRKPKWPLDASGLIRTALLTLSDTQALPLGIDTLTVQLSGFSQASRQVGLWPGVKELDAVREVLDRFPQALVKVQWRDTQAYVHDAQYVWVDWLSGSERPSAQLTLPALASELESFLLVSVEREA
- a CDS encoding LexA family transcriptional regulator, whose product is MIGIGVMPGDYVLVRPTQEVLDGEVAVVLIPGEQAATLKRLYRFGDEVTLLSENPLFSRMVYLAEDVQVQGRMLGVIGLPRPRVSRLSELPRHE
- a CDS encoding LexA family transcriptional regulator translates to MPPGLTPRRLELLTALHRLSLTQGSVTVGDLAAELGLSRPRIQVHLDALRTLALITKATGKHGDLGLTDEGRAAIRVGIPVYGEIAAGPPGHAEQTPGRAVRHLEELLGHRDGDYLLEVRGRA
- a CDS encoding SOS response-associated peptidase family protein, with translation MIPERMTEDEVKKYAMFNARIETVERSRAFAQPFRSRRAVIPISCFFEWPILQTGVKTKVRIARPDGLPLLAAGLWNCTEDGTASCTVMTRPAPAELDGAHDRAPALLLTRDLEAWLYGAPAQAKRAAASSWQPGLLTVLPA
- a CDS encoding amino acid transporter; translation: MTRSTSAPARLHPLCTWLLQSQSASSDSPQTSEHQPHKTSPWWQVMCLTGVDYFSSLGYAPGIAVLAAGALSPIATLVLVLLTLFGALPVYRRVAAESPHGEGSIAMLERLLPRWGGKLFVLTLLGFAVTDFIITITLSAADAAAHLVQNPAFHTALAGGNVWLTLLLVALLGAVFLKGFKEAVGIAVVLVAVYLGLNATLMVRGILEVLHHPDVWGHWRAALFTGHSSVWSLLGVALLVFPKLALGMSGFETGVAVMPLIRGKATDIEALPAGRIAGAQTLLLTAAVIMSSFLLVSSLVCTLLIPASAFLDGGEANGRALAYLAHRELGNTFGTLYDFSTIAILWFAGASAMAGLLNLVPRFLPRYGMAPEWTRATRPLVLVFSVIAFVVTLVFNANVDAQGGAYATGVLVLMTSAAVAVTVLMIKRRKRALMIAFGSVAAVFLYTTILNMFERPEGLLISALFIVLIVAISVTSRATRSFELRVSSVELSAQATSILREFPIRPLRFIAHHPGPQSQEEYAEKEREARELAHLPSEAFLFLEVEIDDASDFSDVVEVDGHQVGPYRILRARGSSVPNTIAALLLHLRKAGAVPQVYFQWSEQGPLAAALAFLIFGEGDVPPLTHEILRRIEPDEYLRPVIHVS
- the nucS gene encoding endonuclease NucS; amino-acid sequence: MIREQLLQPTAVELAAFLTRHTRTCDCLIQVAGQAEVTYQGRAASTADAGNYLLILKCDGSLQIHHPKGIKPMNWQPKTDRVVATLEDNLCVLTASRTSPAETVRVLMLDIQLAQALDIQEEVGFVIAGTEAQLQQTLSRHPELIEPGLTVLDRELMSSVGDIDLYAKDAQGRFVVVELKRAKATHDAVHQLSRYVDAVRAKLPKRAKVRGILAAPSITTPAALTLEGLKLEFKEIHALPSAQETAAQGGLF
- a CDS encoding UvrD-helicase domain-containing protein is translated as MTTARHARSSQAPAQQAALLSRPIPPHFTDQQIAFIEAVRDTTGHLMLRATAGSGKTTTLTEAAWHLPPRQTAWYFAYNKHSVDGISPRLPRYVKAATPHAYGRRILCRARQDWQLAVDEHKTERLARTLSAELGERADYRRLRAVARLWDSAREYGLDHTSHDDDLIGLASVVEWPDEPRAHVLSSLLSTMQRLSLHDWGSGGLPDFTDFLWLPLILNLEPGSIDTALIDECQDLTPLRQTFLTHLLGLNEGQEGKQGRMIAVGDPAQAIYSYAGADPRGMWRLTERIGATELPLSVSWRCPALHVELARTVNTFIERAPGAPSGTIEHHFADELDYRAGDVILSRLNSPLIRAALQLMTSGTSVNIRGRDLATRLEAAATEAFPKPFVLDSVKELVNVFYEKRAKPFIEKAKTGDPEAKKFLTDFKDICSCLRLLGQQAAEHGVGTAQQIATLLRSLYREDADVLLSTIHRAKGLEWDRVTLLYPELMPLPSGNYEEEQCVLFVALTRSKDTLRLAYGKEAWANGERLTAEKKTRTQPVAAPLDDLLEEPLEAPSVLPVAAGPLEALADVDWEAITPHPATTPPPTARAEPPPVHVPRTPPPTTPQRTDPTPTAPAPVVPAANRQVTPIQTRIFQPRAPRDEEEELGHQMLSALSNLTLSTPAPTPPPAYGLADHARKVRQLGQSSRLDDPRPTPLFHGQDSSSVSELRLRLDALTDDARPALREWAASSLVLLRSAPTHRVAYDASVLEAVERAARLARVCLPLPGRPAPKSVRVIVFKDRVAWEKLGKITHSGITSLSVTVGSEKYKFDPRSGELLGQPFTPFAPHLRPSD